One window of Manihot esculenta cultivar AM560-2 chromosome 17, M.esculenta_v8, whole genome shotgun sequence genomic DNA carries:
- the LOC110604880 gene encoding loricrin-like — MAALKWVYVVLLIILLFELGSCRILSDQKDQESSKPDNPGFLAGLGGTWKGIPFLGIRAGGGFLRIGSDRHGKGTFGGGGGGGGFNGGTSRPNGCNCDSTKNGGGGGFNGGTSRPNGCNCDSTKNGGGGGYPTHSNPSGPPVTCRPMNCSNESVSYSEGYRRYLDSSPTPLS; from the coding sequence ATGGCAGCACTGAAATGGGTTTATGTAGTCTTGTTGATAATACTACTGTTTGAACTCGGTTCTTGTAGAATTCTCAGTGATCAGAAGGATCAAGAAAGTTCTAAACCTGACAATCCTGGCTTCCTAGCAGGACTTGGAGGAACATGGAAAGGTATTCCCTTTCTAGGTATCAGAGCAGGAGGTGGCTTCCTTCGCATTGGTAGTGATAGACATGGAAAAGGTACTTTTGGtggcggaggaggaggaggcggaTTTAACGGTGGGACGAGTCGGCCTAATGGTTGCAATTGTGACTCTACCAAAAATGGAGGAGGAGGCGGATTTAACGGTGGGACGAGTCGGCCTAATGGTTGCAATTGTGACTCTACCAAAAATGGAGGAGGAGGCGGATATCCAACCCATTCAAATCCTTCTGGTCCGCCTGTTACTTGCAGACCAATGAACTGTTCAAATGAGAGCGTTAGCTATAGTGAGGGATATCGTAGATACTTGGACAGCAGCCCTACACCATTATCGTAG